The window GACAGCCTTGAGCTGTCTTACATTAAGTTCCCCGTAAACCTTTTCATACAGAAGGTCGGAGAAACCTATTATTGAGTTCAGCGGGGTCCTCAGTTCATGGCTCATGTTTGCAAGGAACTCGCTTTTGGTATGGTTTGCGACCTCTGCATCATGTTTTGCACGGAAGAGTTCAGTTTCATAGTTCTTCCGTTCCGTAATTTCCACCCCGTTTTCCAGAATTGCAATGGTATCTCCGTTTTCGTCACAAATGGGTTTTGACCTGAGAAGCCAGGTCTTTCCTTCAAAAGAGGTAAACTCCTGATCCGTCCAGCTGGGAGCCCGGGGATACAGAGGTTTCTGGACAATGTCCTTATCAGCAGCCTGAGGGCTATCAAATGGCAGTTCTTTAACCTCAACCGTTAGAAGGTCCTTGTTTTTGAGGGCAGCCTGGTTTGCCCAGCAAATATTAAATTTCGGGTCCCTGAGCACCACTATTTCTTCCAGGGAATCGAGAATAAACTTTTTTTCATATTCCCTGGACTTAAGCTCCTGCTCAGCAAGTCTTATGCTGGAAAGCATTTCATTGATGCCTTTTGAAAGCCTGTGAATCTCATCTTCTCCCTCCATCTCAAGTTGCTGTGAGGTATCTTTTTCTCTTTTTACTTTTTCAAGAAAACTATCAATCGCAACTAGCCTTGATACAAGGAGATGATCGAGGCTGAACTTGGTCGCAGTTCCTATAACTAGCCCGCTGAGCAGCAGGAAACAGTACATATAAATCAGAGTCTTTTTACCCTGTGCGTAAAGGTCCCGGGGATAATCAGTTCTCATGATAGCTACAGGATCCCCGGCAGGATCTCTCATAATGAAATACCCGGCTACCCTCCCATCTTCAAGAATATTAACAGCATCTCCATCTCCCCTGACAGCCTTATCAAATGCGTCCTGAAAGTCCGGAGGCATTTCCTCGTTTAAAGTATGGAGAGATAGGGAAGACTGGGTACGCTCTTCAAGAGAGTCGATGTAAGAACTGTCAATATATTTCCCAAGAAGTAGCGTTCCCGCAGAAGGACCTCCTTCGAGATTTGCCCTAATGGGACGGCCAACGATAAGCATCGGCCCTTTATCAAGCAGTACGATTCCCTGTATATGATCCATATTTTCCCGAGTCGTGAGAAGCCCACTGTCAATCCCCTCCAGAATCCCTGTTGGAACCGGAACATTTGTCCCGTTTATCAGGTCTATAGACAGTGAATGGACCACGACCCCGGATTTGTTTACAAAAAGCATAACATTAAGGTCCAGGTCGTAAAGAGTATCGTCGTCCAGGCTCGAGTTTATGAATTCAGGATTTAAAGTCTTTACGAAATCATACGTATCGTCCCAGTAAGCCCAATCCCTTGCGGTTCTGTCTATAGACAAAGCTTCCCAGGCAATTGCCTGTTCGATTTTATCTGTATTTTTGATGGTATCCCGGGTTTCAAGGTCTAAAAAGCTCGATAACAGGATAGTATGGGCTGCAACTATTAATAGCAGGGTTAACAAAGCAAACATCGTGTAAATTACTATTAACAGTTTTTTACTTACATCCATACACATCACCTACAGGTTGCCGGAAGTGAAACCACATACCTGTAATCAAGTAGCATAAAATATTATCTCTGACGAAAGCTAAAGTGCAGAGATATCTGTTAATAAAAATAATCTTAAAAAATATATAAAGGTTGCGAAGTAGAGCAAAAATTTCGGTATAATTCAGATAGATCTTCAAGACCAGCATACTTATTTAGCTGATCCCTAAACTCAAAATCGCGTTTCTAAATCTCAGATTATGATACATTAAATGGGTTTATGATCATGAAAACTAATTCTGAAACTTTACTGATTTGAGAATATAATTGGTTTTGGGATGAGCTCATTGGTATCATTTTTTTTGTTTCAATGGTATACATATGTTTTAGACCCAATTAATTACTATGGGAGTGCAGAGGGTCACGAATACCCTGACCTTTACAGGCTGTCCGACAATTACTATCAGTAATAATTGAATTATATCTGA is drawn from Methanosarcina lacustris Z-7289 and contains these coding sequences:
- a CDS encoding sensor histidine kinase, producing the protein MDVSKKLLIVIYTMFALLTLLLIVAAHTILLSSFLDLETRDTIKNTDKIEQAIAWEALSIDRTARDWAYWDDTYDFVKTLNPEFINSSLDDDTLYDLDLNVMLFVNKSGVVVHSLSIDLINGTNVPVPTGILEGIDSGLLTTRENMDHIQGIVLLDKGPMLIVGRPIRANLEGGPSAGTLLLGKYIDSSYIDSLEERTQSSLSLHTLNEEMPPDFQDAFDKAVRGDGDAVNILEDGRVAGYFIMRDPAGDPVAIMRTDYPRDLYAQGKKTLIYMYCFLLLSGLVIGTATKFSLDHLLVSRLVAIDSFLEKVKREKDTSQQLEMEGEDEIHRLSKGINEMLSSIRLAEQELKSREYEKKFILDSLEEIVVLRDPKFNICWANQAALKNKDLLTVEVKELPFDSPQAADKDIVQKPLYPRAPSWTDQEFTSFEGKTWLLRSKPICDENGDTIAILENGVEITERKNYETELFRAKHDAEVANHTKSEFLANMSHELRTPLNSIIGFSDLLYEKVYGELNVRQLKAVGNISSSGKNLLNLINEILDLSKVESRSFDLHYSTFGMAELFAEVRDMLFPFAASKGIKIELKVENNLPRVSADRERIVQVLSNLMTNAVKFSNENGCVRVKATQNNDFIQIAVSDEGIGIAAVNHDKLFKPFSQIDSSSSKKYPGTGLGLALVKEIVQLHGGSVWFESEAGKGSTFIFSIPLKQE